A single Cottoperca gobio chromosome 5, fCotGob3.1, whole genome shotgun sequence DNA region contains:
- the LOC115008310 gene encoding metalloproteinase inhibitor 4-like isoform X2: MALSQERRACLGLWVLLLLGAGMEEVVEGCSCHPAHPQQLFCSAEIVIRAKISGEKIVSPSNSSSPYMKMIQYEIKMIKMFKGFDKAKDIQYVYTPVFSSLCGVKLDSNNKAGYLLSGSMWSDGRISIGQCDLVESWDNLSVSQKKNLNYRYQMGCECRVNQHLLHSAVCVNRRKRVLVD, from the exons ATGGCCTTGTCCCAGGAGCGGAGAGCGTGTCTGGGGCTCTGGGTTCTCCTTTTGCTTGGTGCAGGCATGGAGGAAGTTGTGGAGGGATGTAGCTGCCACCCAGCACACCCACAGCAGCTATTCTGCAGCGCTGAGATTG TGATAAGAGCAAAGATCTCCGGAGAGAAGATTGTGTCGCCTAGCAACAGCTCCTCACCTTACATGAAGATGATCCAATATGAAATCAAAATGATCAAG aTGTTCAAAGGGTTTGACAAGGCCAAGGACATCCAGTACGTGTACACTCCAGTCTTCTCCTCACTGTGTGGAGTCAAACTGGACTCCAACAATAAAGCCGGGTATTTGCTCTCAG GAAGTATGTGGAGTGACGGGAGAATCTCTATTGGCCAATGCGACCTAGTGGAGTCCTGGGACAACCTATCTGTGTCACAGAAGAAGAATCTCAACTACAGATACCAGATGGGCTGTGAATGCAGAGTGA ATCAACACCTGTTACACAGTGCCGTGTGCGTCAACAGGAGAAAACGAGTGCTTGTGGACTGA
- the LOC115008310 gene encoding metalloproteinase inhibitor 4-like isoform X1, which translates to MALSQERRACLGLWVLLLLGAGMEEVVEGCSCHPAHPQQLFCSAEIVIRAKISGEKIVSPSNSSSPYMKMIQYEIKMIKMFKGFDKAKDIQYVYTPVFSSLCGVKLDSNNKAGYLLSGSMWSDGRISIGQCDLVESWDNLSVSQKKNLNYRYQMGCECRINTCYTVPCASTGENECLWTDWLLDNSLNGEQARQYACIRRSDTTCSWYRGGPPPEKDFLDMADP; encoded by the exons ATGGCCTTGTCCCAGGAGCGGAGAGCGTGTCTGGGGCTCTGGGTTCTCCTTTTGCTTGGTGCAGGCATGGAGGAAGTTGTGGAGGGATGTAGCTGCCACCCAGCACACCCACAGCAGCTATTCTGCAGCGCTGAGATTG TGATAAGAGCAAAGATCTCCGGAGAGAAGATTGTGTCGCCTAGCAACAGCTCCTCACCTTACATGAAGATGATCCAATATGAAATCAAAATGATCAAG aTGTTCAAAGGGTTTGACAAGGCCAAGGACATCCAGTACGTGTACACTCCAGTCTTCTCCTCACTGTGTGGAGTCAAACTGGACTCCAACAATAAAGCCGGGTATTTGCTCTCAG GAAGTATGTGGAGTGACGGGAGAATCTCTATTGGCCAATGCGACCTAGTGGAGTCCTGGGACAACCTATCTGTGTCACAGAAGAAGAATCTCAACTACAGATACCAGATGGGCTGTGAATGCAGA ATCAACACCTGTTACACAGTGCCGTGTGCGTCAACAGGAGAAAACGAGTGCTTGTGGACTGACTGGCTGCTGGATAACAGCTTAAATGGGGAGCAGGCTCGGCAGTATGCCTGTATCCGCCGCTCTGACACAACCTGTAGCTGGTACCGGGGTGGCCCCCCACCTGAGAAAGACTTCCTAGACATGGCTGACCCTTGA